A DNA window from Roseovarius sp. Pro17 contains the following coding sequences:
- a CDS encoding flagellar basal body-associated FliL family protein, translating into MADKKTGEGEKPAKRSKMPLILGLVLALAGAGGGFYAVWSGLILGRESQSGVATRKVDDHAAIGAMPDIAYVPVEPLVISLGDGASGKHLRFRAQLEVAPDHLAEVEKLMPRVVDVLNSYLRALAIGDLTDKAALTRLRAQMLRRLQVVTGEGRINDLLIMEFVLN; encoded by the coding sequence ATGGCTGATAAAAAGACAGGCGAGGGCGAAAAACCCGCCAAACGTTCGAAAATGCCTTTGATACTTGGCTTGGTGTTGGCGCTTGCCGGGGCGGGTGGCGGATTTTACGCGGTCTGGTCGGGGCTGATCCTAGGCCGCGAATCGCAGTCCGGGGTCGCGACCCGCAAGGTCGATGATCATGCGGCGATCGGTGCGATGCCCGACATCGCATATGTACCGGTAGAGCCGTTGGTGATCTCGCTGGGCGATGGTGCCTCAGGCAAGCATCTGAGGTTTCGCGCCCAGCTGGAAGTCGCGCCGGATCATCTCGCGGAAGTCGAGAAATTGATGCCGCGTGTGGTCGATGTGCTGAATTCATATCTGCGCGCGCTGGCAATCGGCGACCTGACCGACAAGGCTGCGTTGACGCGCCTACGTGCACAGATGCTGCGCCGTTTGCAGGTTGTGACGGGCGAAGGGCGGATCAACGATTTGCTCATCATGGAATTTGTATTGAACTGA
- the fliF gene encoding flagellar basal-body MS-ring/collar protein FliF, whose product MQNIATLWTALDPRKRIIIVLAGVAIFAAIVGLSRMATTPSLNLLYAGLESGPAGEVVRALEQRGVNYEVRGGAIFVDSAQRDTLRMTLASEGLPTNSSQGYELLDSLSGFGTTSQMFDAAYWRAKEGELARTIIANPSIIAARVHIANTGSNPFQRDVRPTASVMITSSGGELPAKHAKALKFLVASAVAGLTADDVSVIDSSGGLIGGAEEAPSNVGEDRSDTMRQRVERLLEARVGPGNAVVEVSVDTVKTTEMIREKTIDPDSRVAISTDTEERTNSASDEGGGDVTVASNLPDGDGAGSDSSSSQTNETRERVNYEVSQTEREITQAPGAIKRLSVAVLVNGTLGLDDSGAQTFLPRPEAEMSALRELVASAVGFDEARGDVITLKSLQFEPLAALGTSAQPSLFASLGLDVMSLIQAAVLGLVALILGLFVIRPVLSQSQGQGPMALAAPRGDGASAIQAASSSGTGDALTGEIDTSDMDEASLPVVSGRSAIAASHEAGEDPVARLRGMITDRQEETVEILRSWLEGEEENA is encoded by the coding sequence TTGCAGAATATCGCGACCCTTTGGACCGCTCTGGATCCGCGCAAACGAATCATCATTGTCCTCGCAGGCGTCGCAATCTTCGCAGCGATCGTCGGCCTATCACGCATGGCAACGACGCCCAGCCTGAACCTTCTCTACGCGGGTCTCGAAAGCGGCCCGGCCGGTGAGGTCGTGCGCGCGCTCGAACAGCGCGGTGTCAATTATGAGGTCCGAGGCGGAGCAATCTTCGTCGATTCGGCCCAACGCGACACGTTGCGTATGACCCTGGCAAGCGAGGGTTTGCCAACCAACTCCAGCCAAGGCTACGAGTTGCTCGATAGTCTCTCGGGCTTCGGCACTACGTCGCAGATGTTCGACGCAGCCTATTGGCGCGCCAAAGAAGGCGAATTAGCACGCACGATCATTGCCAATCCGTCGATCATTGCTGCGCGCGTGCACATAGCAAATACCGGTTCAAATCCATTTCAACGCGACGTGCGCCCGACGGCATCAGTCATGATCACGTCCTCTGGCGGCGAGTTGCCCGCGAAACATGCGAAAGCGCTGAAGTTTCTCGTGGCCAGCGCCGTTGCGGGGCTGACGGCCGACGACGTGTCGGTCATAGACAGTTCAGGCGGACTCATTGGCGGCGCCGAAGAGGCGCCATCGAATGTCGGCGAGGATCGCTCTGACACGATGCGCCAGCGCGTCGAGCGCCTGCTCGAGGCGCGGGTAGGGCCTGGCAACGCAGTCGTCGAGGTCAGCGTCGATACGGTCAAGACCACTGAAATGATTCGTGAAAAAACGATCGACCCCGACAGCCGTGTTGCCATTAGCACCGACACAGAAGAGCGCACGAACTCGGCCTCAGACGAGGGCGGCGGTGACGTGACTGTGGCATCGAATCTGCCCGATGGCGACGGCGCCGGGAGCGACAGCTCAAGTAGTCAGACAAATGAAACCCGCGAGCGCGTAAACTACGAAGTTTCGCAAACCGAGCGTGAGATCACTCAGGCCCCCGGCGCAATCAAGCGGCTCAGCGTCGCGGTTCTTGTCAACGGCACGCTGGGGCTTGATGACAGCGGCGCTCAGACGTTCCTGCCACGTCCGGAGGCCGAGATGTCGGCGCTGCGCGAGCTGGTCGCGTCCGCCGTTGGCTTTGACGAGGCGCGCGGCGACGTTATCACCCTGAAATCACTGCAATTCGAACCGCTTGCAGCACTTGGTACATCCGCCCAGCCATCATTGTTCGCATCCTTGGGTCTCGACGTCATGTCGCTAATACAGGCTGCGGTGTTAGGTCTGGTCGCGCTGATCCTCGGTCTCTTTGTCATCCGTCCGGTCTTGTCGCAATCGCAAGGCCAAGGCCCGATGGCTCTTGCCGCGCCTCGTGGCGACGGAGCGTCTGCTATCCAAGCCGCATCATCGAGCGGTACAGGGGACGCCCTAACCGGTGAAATCGACACGTCGGACATGGACGAAGCAAGCCTGCCCGTCGTGTCGGGGCGTAGCGCCATCGCCGCCAGTCATGAGGCGGGCGAAGACCCGGTCGCACGGCTTCGCGGCATGATCACCGACCGCCAAGAGGAAACCGTGGAAATCCTGCGCTCCTGGCTTGAAGGGGAAGAGGAGAACGCATGA
- a CDS encoding flagellar biosynthesis protein, with product MMGISHLLEDFTTEPGAQSISMSDVSLEEERLEAFESGYKAGWQDAVKAANDDVDRISTDFAGNLQDISFTHAEAQADLLAALRPLMTGMVNSVLPQLARKTLGERVIEMLATMAKDVTSGPIQLITAPSNADTLKTLVDDHEIKDVTISTEVSLGDGQVHVRAGGTEQEIDLDAVLKQIDTAVTGFFEEQKKDTA from the coding sequence ATGATGGGCATTTCACACCTACTTGAGGACTTCACCACCGAACCGGGGGCGCAGAGTATCTCGATGAGCGATGTGTCACTCGAAGAGGAGCGGCTTGAAGCATTCGAATCCGGGTACAAGGCTGGTTGGCAGGATGCCGTCAAGGCGGCCAACGACGACGTCGACCGCATCTCGACCGATTTCGCAGGAAACCTACAGGACATCTCATTCACCCATGCAGAAGCGCAGGCCGATCTGTTGGCTGCACTGCGCCCGTTGATGACCGGTATGGTCAACAGCGTTCTGCCCCAACTTGCCCGCAAAACGCTAGGCGAGCGCGTCATCGAAATGCTGGCCACGATGGCAAAGGATGTCACAAGCGGCCCGATTCAGCTGATCACGGCGCCGTCAAACGCTGACACGCTCAAGACGTTGGTTGACGATCACGAGATCAAGGACGTGACGATCAGCACCGAGGTGTCATTGGGTGATGGTCAGGTACATGTGCGCGCCGGCGGAACCGAACAGGAAATCGACCTTGATGCCGTTTTGAAACAGATCGACACGGCCGTCACCGGATTTTTCGAAGAACAAAAGAAGGATACAGCATAA
- a CDS encoding FliM/FliN family flagellar motor switch protein has product MDTTVETPTRHAEPTNPFSSVPIEITISVGKARPLIRDLLKMGKDAVLPLDKRVDDPVELYVGDRLIARGELEEMDGEQKGQLAVRLTEVADLQDGLA; this is encoded by the coding sequence ATGGACACGACAGTCGAAACGCCGACGCGCCACGCAGAGCCGACGAACCCGTTTTCCTCTGTACCAATCGAGATTACGATTTCGGTCGGAAAGGCGCGCCCGTTGATCCGCGACCTGTTAAAAATGGGCAAGGACGCCGTTCTGCCGCTCGACAAGCGCGTCGATGATCCGGTGGAGCTTTATGTCGGGGACCGACTGATCGCTCGCGGCGAACTGGAAGAGATGGATGGTGAGCAGAAAGGCCAACTGGCCGTGCGTCTGACCGAAGTCGCCGATCTTCAAGACGGCTTAGCATGA
- the fliP gene encoding flagellar type III secretion system pore protein FliP (The bacterial flagellar biogenesis protein FliP forms a type III secretion system (T3SS)-type pore required for flagellar assembly.), whose translation MIRPAALIAIALLVLGGPAAAQDLSLSLGDGGSLSARTLQLLALITVLSLAPGLAIMITCFPFMVTVLGILRQGIGLQQSPPNMLIVSLALFLTYFVMEPVFMTAWEQGLDPLLKETIPIETAITRTLEPFRSFMAGRLDGDTFSAMAALRPDASGIAPGPDAPLSVLIPSFLLSEIARAFQIGFLVFLPFLIIDLVVAAILMSMGMMMVPPAIVSLPFKLAFFVIADGWSLIASSLVRGYF comes from the coding sequence ATGATACGCCCCGCTGCCCTGATCGCAATCGCGCTGTTGGTACTGGGCGGACCAGCAGCCGCGCAGGATCTATCGCTGTCGCTAGGCGATGGTGGTTCTCTGTCGGCACGCACCTTGCAACTGCTGGCACTGATCACGGTTCTAAGTCTCGCACCCGGCCTTGCGATCATGATCACCTGCTTTCCCTTCATGGTCACGGTTCTCGGCATCCTGAGGCAAGGTATCGGCCTTCAGCAATCGCCGCCCAACATGCTGATCGTCAGCCTCGCGCTCTTCTTGACGTATTTTGTCATGGAACCCGTCTTCATGACTGCGTGGGAGCAGGGATTGGACCCGCTGCTCAAGGAAACGATCCCGATCGAGACCGCAATTACCCGCACGCTCGAGCCATTTCGCAGCTTCATGGCAGGTCGTCTAGACGGTGATACCTTCTCCGCCATGGCCGCGCTGCGCCCCGATGCCAGCGGTATCGCGCCGGGCCCCGATGCACCGCTGTCGGTGTTGATCCCCAGCTTTTTGCTGTCCGAGATTGCGCGCGCGTTTCAGATTGGTTTTCTGGTTTTTTTGCCATTTCTCATCATCGACCTCGTGGTCGCTGCTATATTGATGTCGATGGGTATGATGATGGTGCCTCCGGCAATCGTGTCGCTCCCCTTCAAGTTGGCATTCTTCGTCATCGCCGATGGATGGTCGTTGATCGCCAGCAGTCTGGTCAGGGGATACTTCTAG
- a CDS encoding DeoR/GlpR family DNA-binding transcription regulator, with product MSQTIRYPEILDMTRRDGKVTVEHLASHFGVTLQTIRRDLSDLAKAGRLERVHGGAVLPSGTINIGYEERRRINAEGKSAIARACAAQIPDASAIFLNIGTSTEAVAAELMHHRNLLVVTNNMNVANILAQNRDCEVIVTGGLLRQSDGGLIGDITKTSIRQFKFDIGVIGCSAIDLDGDILDFDVGEVGVSQAILKRSRRRMLVADHSKFKRTAPARIASLAQIDMFFSDRALDHELKARCDAWQTAVITGGTVSNGS from the coding sequence ATGTCCCAGACCATCCGCTACCCTGAAATCCTCGATATGACGCGGCGCGATGGCAAGGTCACAGTCGAACATCTGGCCAGCCATTTTGGCGTTACATTGCAGACTATTCGCCGCGACCTGTCTGATTTGGCCAAAGCGGGCAGGCTGGAGCGCGTGCATGGCGGTGCGGTCCTGCCATCCGGCACGATCAACATTGGCTACGAGGAACGTCGCCGCATCAACGCTGAGGGCAAAAGTGCCATCGCCCGCGCATGCGCCGCCCAAATTCCCGACGCCAGCGCCATTTTCCTAAACATTGGCACCAGCACCGAGGCCGTCGCGGCCGAGTTGATGCATCACCGAAACCTGTTGGTTGTCACCAACAACATGAACGTGGCCAATATCCTCGCCCAGAATCGCGACTGCGAAGTCATCGTGACGGGAGGATTGCTGCGCCAGTCCGACGGCGGGCTGATTGGTGACATCACCAAAACGTCGATTCGCCAGTTTAAATTCGACATTGGCGTGATTGGCTGCTCGGCGATTGATCTGGATGGCGACATACTCGATTTTGACGTCGGGGAGGTCGGGGTCAGCCAGGCGATCCTCAAGCGCTCGCGGCGGCGCATGCTGGTTGCTGATCATAGCAAGTTCAAACGTACAGCGCCCGCTCGCATCGCGTCACTGGCCCAGATCGACATGTTCTTTTCCGATAGGGCGCTCGATCATGAACTAAAGGCGCGCTGTGACGCGTGGCAGACGGCCGTCATCACCGGCGGCACCGTATCGAACGGGTCTTAG
- the glpD gene encoding glycerol-3-phosphate dehydrogenase encodes MSHADDICDLLVIGGGINGCGVARDAAGRGLKVTLAEKSDLASATSSSSTKLFHGGLRYLEYFEFRLVRESLIERETLLRAMPHISWPMRFVLPYHKDMRFESDTPTSKLLNFFMPWMRGRRPAWLIRLGLFLYDNLGGRRILPGTTTVDLTSAAEGRPLQDRFAKAYEYSDCWVEDSRLVVLNARDAEARGARILTRTQVMSAVEKDGIWHVTLKDVASGQTRTHRTGMIVNAGGPWVGEVIRNTIHSHSNDSVRLVRGSHIVTKRLFEHDKCYFFQGTDGRIMFAIPYETDFTLIGTTDQEHSDPDTPPVCTPEEQVYMVDFVNAYLKKPISAKDIVWTYSGVRPLYDDGSSSATAATRDYTLKVDKSAGAAVINIFGGKITTYRRLAEGVMDLIGNEIEGMSGDWTAGVPLPGGDFAVGDVASRIDDLQRRYPFLSAVWARRLFRAYGTDAQNILGKADNASDLGQDFGATLTAAEVDWLMDREYAASAEDVLWRRSKLGLRITVEQVEALDHYMSARLAKRVASTTLAKSPV; translated from the coding sequence ATGTCACATGCGGACGATATCTGCGACCTGCTGGTCATCGGCGGTGGCATCAATGGCTGCGGCGTTGCGCGCGATGCAGCGGGCCGGGGTCTGAAGGTGACGCTGGCCGAGAAGTCCGATCTGGCGTCGGCCACGTCCTCGTCCTCGACCAAACTCTTTCACGGTGGGCTGCGGTATCTGGAATACTTCGAATTTCGCCTCGTCCGCGAAAGCCTGATCGAGCGAGAAACGCTGCTGCGCGCCATGCCGCATATCTCGTGGCCCATGCGCTTTGTGCTGCCATATCACAAGGACATGCGCTTCGAGAGCGATACGCCAACCTCGAAGCTGCTGAATTTCTTCATGCCCTGGATGCGGGGGCGGCGACCAGCATGGCTGATCCGGTTGGGTCTTTTTCTCTATGACAATCTGGGTGGTCGCAGGATTTTACCCGGTACCACGACCGTCGATCTGACCTCAGCCGCTGAGGGTCGCCCACTTCAGGACCGCTTTGCCAAGGCATATGAGTATTCCGACTGCTGGGTCGAGGATTCGCGCCTCGTCGTGCTGAACGCTCGCGACGCCGAAGCGCGCGGCGCGCGCATTTTGACCCGGACGCAAGTCATGTCGGCAGTTGAGAAAGACGGCATTTGGCATGTCACGCTCAAGGATGTCGCGTCTGGCCAAACTCGAACTCATCGCACCGGCATGATCGTGAACGCCGGTGGCCCATGGGTGGGCGAGGTGATCCGCAACACAATTCATTCGCACAGCAACGACAGTGTGCGACTGGTACGCGGCAGTCACATCGTAACCAAGAGACTGTTTGAGCACGACAAATGTTATTTCTTTCAAGGCACCGACGGGCGTATCATGTTCGCCATCCCATACGAGACCGACTTCACCCTGATCGGCACGACCGATCAAGAACATTCGGACCCCGATACACCACCAGTCTGCACACCCGAAGAGCAAGTCTATATGGTCGATTTCGTGAACGCCTACCTTAAAAAGCCGATTTCGGCGAAAGACATCGTCTGGACCTATTCAGGCGTGCGTCCACTCTATGACGACGGCTCGTCCTCGGCGACGGCGGCGACTCGGGACTATACGCTGAAGGTGGATAAATCTGCGGGCGCGGCTGTCATCAACATCTTCGGCGGCAAGATCACCACCTATCGACGTCTGGCCGAAGGCGTAATGGATCTGATCGGCAATGAAATCGAGGGTATGTCCGGCGATTGGACTGCTGGCGTGCCCTTGCCCGGTGGCGATTTCGCTGTTGGCGACGTCGCGTCCAGGATTGACGATCTGCAAAGACGCTATCCGTTTTTGAGCGCTGTGTGGGCTCGCCGCCTTTTCCGCGCCTACGGCACCGACGCACAGAATATACTTGGAAAGGCAGACAACGCATCCGATTTGGGCCAGGATTTTGGTGCGACGCTAACCGCCGCCGAGGTTGATTGGCTAATGGACCGCGAATATGCGGCAAGCGCCGAGGACGTGCTGTGGCGGCGTTCGAAGCTAGGGCTGCGCATTACAGTGGAACAGGTCGAAGCCTTGGATCACTACATGAGTGCGCGTCTAGCCAAAAGAGTTGCGTCGACCACGCTCGCAAAGTCACCAGTGTGA